Proteins encoded within one genomic window of Anopheles gambiae chromosome 3, idAnoGambNW_F1_1, whole genome shotgun sequence:
- the LOC1278313 gene encoding Y+L amino acid transporter 2 encodes MAKVGDVDNRPVQQGFRRESDEGKAVAGTSESPDAGGGGGIEMKKELGLMDGVAIIVGVIVGAGIFVSPKGVLLYSGSIGVAIIVWILSGVLSMVGALCYAELGTMIPKSGGDYAYIGEAFGPLPAFLYLWVALLILVPAGNAITAITFAQYLLQPLWPTCEPPYESVRLLAAVITCLLTAINCRNVKWVARVTETFTGMKVLALLVITGAGAWHLMSGNTELLEAPFANSKIQPGFIAVAFYNGLFSYSGWNYLNFVTEELKDPYRNLPRAICISMPVVTVIYVITNIAYFAVLPPDEMLSSQAVAVTFAEKMLSFMAWTMPLFVACSTFGSLNGAIFASSRLFFVGARNGHLPAALSLININCLTPIPSLLFLCALTLLLLFIRDVFAIINYVSYVEILFIFISVAGLLRLRQKAPDAHRPIKVSLIVPIVFLLTAGFLVIFSVFESPMEVGIGTLVILLGIPVYYVTIGKPWRWLTQKSQSFNRFCSKLFLCMPNSEKLD; translated from the exons ATGGCCAAAGTCGGTGATGTGGACAACCGGCCGGTACAGCAGGGCTTTCGGCGCGAAAGTGATGAGGGCAAGGCGGTGGCCGGCACGTCCGAAAGCCCCGAcgctggcggcggcggtggcatcGAGATGAAGAAGGAGCTTGGCCTGATGGATGGAGTGGCGATCATCGTGGGCGTGATCGTCGGTGCCGGCATTTTCGTCTCGCCCAAGGGTGTGCTGCTCTACTCCGGCTCGATCGGTGTGGCCATCATCGTGTGGATACTGTCCGGTGTGCTGAGTATGGTCGGTGCGCTGTGTTATGCCGAGCTGG GCACCATGATTCCCAAGTCGGGCGGTGATTACGCGTACATCGGTGAAGCGTTCGGTCCGCTGCCAGCGTTCCTGTACCTTTGGGTGGCACTGCTGATTCTCGTCCCGGCCGGCAATGCCATTACCGCGATCACGTTCGCCCAATATctgctgcagccgctgtggCCCACCTGCGAACCGCCGTACGAGTCGGTGCGCTTGCTAGCCGCCGTTATAACCT GTCTTCTTACCGCGATCAACTGTCGAAATGTGAAATGGGTCGCCCGGGTGACGGAGACGTTCACGGGGATGAAGGTGTTGGCCCTGCTCGTCATTACCGGTGCCGGTGCGTGGCATCTGATGAGTGGCAACACGGAGCTGCTCGAGGCCCCGTTCGCCAACTCCAAGATACAGCCCGGCTTCATTGCGGTCGCTTTCTACAACGGGCTGTTTTCGTACTCGGGCTGGAATTATCTCAACTTTGTCACGGAGGAGCTGAAAGATCCCTACCG CAACTTACCTCGCGCCATCTGCATCAGCATGCCGGTCGTCACTGTCATCTATGTCATCACGAACATCGCCTACTTTGCGGTGCTACCGCCGGACGAGATGCTTTCCTCGCAGGCCGTCGCG GTTACATTTGCGGAGAAAATGCTCAGCTTCATGGCCTGGACGATGCCACTGTTCGTGGCGTGCTCTACCTTCGGCTCGCTGAACGGTGCCATCTTTGCCTCGTCGCGACTGTTCTTTGTGGGCGCCCGAAACGGACATCTGCCGGCGGCACTTTCACTGATCAACATTAACTGTCTGACGCCGATACCTTCATTGCTGTTCCTG TGTGCCcttacgcttctgctgctgttcaTTCGCGATGTGTTTGCGATCATCAACTACGTCAGCTACGTGGAGATCTTGTTCATCTTCATTTCCGTTGCCGGTCTGTTACGGTTACGGCAGAAGGCTCCCGATGCACATCGACCCATCAAG GTGTCCCTGATCGTTCCGATCGTGTTCTTACTGACGGCTGGATTTTTGGTCATCTTCTCGGTGTTTGAGTCGCCGATGGAGGTCGGCATCGGTACGCTCGTCATACTGCTGGGCATTCCCGTGTACTACGTCACGATCGGGAAACCGTGGCGCTGGCTGACCCAAAAGTCGCAATCGTTCAATCGATTCTGCTCCAAACTGTTCCTATGCATGCCGAACAGCGAAAAGCTCGACTAG
- the LOC133392876 gene encoding uncharacterized protein LOC133392876 isoform X2 gives MMRKLYTISKMIQYEHTWIVEPSAFEAHCPRCEVLTGATKWELNCCTAGVQSAGDYAYCSKCDGPYVKLLSDESQGVIIAVHEVGMGRRVFLERDTYTLEPADKLSLMVKVSTRLMKHD, from the exons ATGATGCGTAAACTCTACACCATCTCCAAGATGATCCAGTACGAGCACACGTGGATCGTTGAACCGAGCGCATTCGAAGCACACTGTCCGCGTTGTGAGGTGCTGACCGGTGCTACCAAATGGGAACTCAACTGCTGTACGGCCGGTGTGCAAAGTGCAGGCGATTATGCGTATTGTAGCAAGTGTGACGGTCCCTACGTGAAGCTCCTTTCCGACGAGAGTCAAGGTGTGATTATTGCAGTGCATGAGGTAGGTATGGGTCGGAGAGTGTTCCTCGAAAGAGATACATACACGCTGGAGCCGGCTGATAAGCTTTCTTTGATGGTAAAAG TCAGCACCCGTCTTATGAAGCACGACTAA
- the LOC133392876 gene encoding uncharacterized protein LOC133392876 isoform X3: MMRKLYTISKMIQYEHTWIVEPSAFEAHCPRCEVLTGATKWELNCCTAGVQSAGDYAYCSKCDGPYVKLLSDESQGVIIAVHEVVSTRLMKHD, translated from the exons ATGATGCGTAAACTCTACACCATCTCCAAGATGATCCAGTACGAGCACACGTGGATCGTTGAACCGAGCGCATTCGAAGCACACTGTCCGCGTTGTGAGGTGCTGACCGGTGCTACCAAATGGGAACTCAACTGCTGTACGGCCGGTGTGCAAAGTGCAGGCGATTATGCGTATTGTAGCAAGTGTGACGGTCCCTACGTGAAGCTCCTTTCCGACGAGAGTCAAGGTGTGATTATTGCAGTGCATGAGGTAG TCAGCACCCGTCTTATGAAGCACGACTAA
- the LOC133392876 gene encoding uncharacterized protein LOC133392876 isoform X1, which yields MMRKLYTISKMIQYEHTWIVEPSAFEAHCPRCEVLTGATKWELNCCTAGVQSAGDYAYCSKCDGPYVKLLSDESQGVIIAVHEVGMGRRVFLERDTYTLEPADKLSLMVKGSQHPSYEARLK from the exons ATGATGCGTAAACTCTACACCATCTCCAAGATGATCCAGTACGAGCACACGTGGATCGTTGAACCGAGCGCATTCGAAGCACACTGTCCGCGTTGTGAGGTGCTGACCGGTGCTACCAAATGGGAACTCAACTGCTGTACGGCCGGTGTGCAAAGTGCAGGCGATTATGCGTATTGTAGCAAGTGTGACGGTCCCTACGTGAAGCTCCTTTCCGACGAGAGTCAAGGTGTGATTATTGCAGTGCATGAGGTAGGTATGGGTCGGAGAGTGTTCCTCGAAAGAGATACATACACGCTGGAGCCGGCTGATAAGCTTTCTTTGATGGTAAAAG GTAGTCAGCACCCGTCTTATGAAGCACGACTAAAGTAG